A portion of the Archocentrus centrarchus isolate MPI-CPG fArcCen1 chromosome 19, fArcCen1, whole genome shotgun sequence genome contains these proteins:
- the ubtd1b gene encoding ubiquitin domain-containing protein 1, with the protein MGGCMGRYLEGWEESQSRGSSRNGGRGGRNEPLKKDRPKWKSDYPMTEGQLRSKRDEFWDTAPAFEGRKEIWDALKAAAVALECNDHELAQAIVDGASITLPHGTLTECYDELGNRYQLPVYCLAPPINLISERSDEDPSDSPEPPVASKKEFQLKVRLSTGKDLRLSVSMVDTIGQLKKQLQAQEDIDAAHQRWFFSGKLLTDKTRLQDTKIQKDFVIQVIVNPQALQAPKPSTTTTASSPVPE; encoded by the exons ATGGGGGGATGTATGGGAAGATACTTGGAAGGCTGGGAAGAATCACAGAGCCGAGGCTCGTCCAGGAACGGTGGACGAGGAG GACGTAATGAGCCTCTGAAAAAAGATCGTCCTAAGTGGAAGAGCGATTACCCAATGACGGAGGGCCAGCTACGGAGCAAGCGGGATGAATTCTGGGACACAGCTCCGGCCTTTGAGGGGCGGAAAGAGATCTGGGATGCTCTGAAAGCAGCTGCTGTGGCGCTGGAGTGTAACGACCACGAATTAGCCCAGGCTATAGTGGACGGAGCCAGTATCACACTGCCACATG GTACTCTGACAGAGTGTTACGATGAACTTGGGAACCGCTACCAGCTGCCCGTCTACTGCCTGGCGCCACCCATTAACCTCATCTCAGAGCGCAGTGATGAGGACCCCAGCGACAGCCCTGAACCCCCAGTAGCATCCAAGAAGGAATTCCAGCTCAAG GTGCGGCTGTCCACAGGAAAGGACCTGCGTCTCAGTGTCAGCATGGTGGACACCATAGGTCAGCTGAAGAAGCAGCTGCAAGCCCAGGAAGACATCGATGCTGCCCACCAGCGCTGGTTCTTCTCCGGAAAGCTGCTCACGGACAAGACGCGGCTGCAAGACACTAAGATCCAGAAGGACTTTGTGATCCAGGTCATCGTCAACCCGCAGGCACTCCAAGCCCCCAAACCGTCGACGACAACCACCGCCTCCTCACCTGTACCTGAATAA